In one Ictalurus furcatus strain D&B chromosome 28, Billie_1.0, whole genome shotgun sequence genomic region, the following are encoded:
- the si:ch211-215c18.3 gene encoding uncharacterized protein si:ch211-215c18.3 isoform X2: protein MRPVFLSCMIGLTAASTGYQKPSFLDFDSWWYHTPRGPQIFSCLTYLERNVRVDCEFPKSDKIPGPFCEFKQDGRLMGTTNPNNPVHLIPPIETRRRANVTLVPPNICRLTWMPMSDDRAYAYTCRVYQGSTWKENSMSFNQRHLLVCSALTVVAHAALWIVSITVSLPVSLGLLSV, encoded by the exons ATGCGCCCTG TGTTTTTGTCATGTATGATCGGACTGACTGCTGCATCAACGGGCTACCAGAAACCAAGCTTTCTGGATTTCGACTCCTGGTGGTATCACACGCCCCGTGGCCCTCAGATATTCTCCTGCCTCACCTACTTGGAGAGGAATGTGCGTGTGGATTGTGAGTTCCCGAAAAGCGACAAGATCCCTGGGCCGTTCTGCGAGTTCAAACAGGATGGACGCCTGATGGGCACCACGAATCCCAACAACCCAGTGCACCTCATTCCGCCCATAGAGACCAGACGTCGTGCCAATGTCACACTGGTGCCCCCCAACATCTGCCGCCTCACGTGGATGCCTATGTCAGATGACCGGGCATACGCTTACACCTGCAGGGTATATCAGGGAAGCACCTGGAAAGAGAATAGCATGTCCTTTAACCAAA GACATCTCCTAGTTTGCTCCGCTTTAACCGTAGTAGCTCATGCTGCACTTTGGATTGTTTCCATCACCGtttcacttcctgtctctctggGGCTTCTGTCAGTGTGA
- the si:ch211-215c18.3 gene encoding uncharacterized protein si:ch211-215c18.3 isoform X1, producing the protein MTLHSPPLSACALVVFLSCMIGLTAASTGYQKPSFLDFDSWWYHTPRGPQIFSCLTYLERNVRVDCEFPKSDKIPGPFCEFKQDGRLMGTTNPNNPVHLIPPIETRRRANVTLVPPNICRLTWMPMSDDRAYAYTCRVYQGSTWKENSMSFNQRHLLVCSALTVVAHAALWIVSITVSLPVSLGLLSV; encoded by the exons ATGACTCTGCATTCTCCTCCACTAAGCGCATGCGCCCTGGTGG TGTTTTTGTCATGTATGATCGGACTGACTGCTGCATCAACGGGCTACCAGAAACCAAGCTTTCTGGATTTCGACTCCTGGTGGTATCACACGCCCCGTGGCCCTCAGATATTCTCCTGCCTCACCTACTTGGAGAGGAATGTGCGTGTGGATTGTGAGTTCCCGAAAAGCGACAAGATCCCTGGGCCGTTCTGCGAGTTCAAACAGGATGGACGCCTGATGGGCACCACGAATCCCAACAACCCAGTGCACCTCATTCCGCCCATAGAGACCAGACGTCGTGCCAATGTCACACTGGTGCCCCCCAACATCTGCCGCCTCACGTGGATGCCTATGTCAGATGACCGGGCATACGCTTACACCTGCAGGGTATATCAGGGAAGCACCTGGAAAGAGAATAGCATGTCCTTTAACCAAA GACATCTCCTAGTTTGCTCCGCTTTAACCGTAGTAGCTCATGCTGCACTTTGGATTGTTTCCATCACCGtttcacttcctgtctctctggGGCTTCTGTCAGTGTGA